The sequence GGTCCTAACCATAAAGGATTTTTTCAAGATTTAGCGGACCGGGGAGTCATTCCCCAACCTTCGGGCGTTCTTATAAGCGACAAGTCCTCTAACGTTTTAACGTATTCCTTTCCAAATCAGAACGATAAAGGACTTCGGATCGATAAGCTTCGTGGAATGACGTCGCGACCGGATGAAAGAAGTAACGCGGTGCTAAGGCCGATTAATTTGGCAAACTTGGTTAATGGCAATTTTGGTTGTTTAACTTCATGTTTTTTTGAGGAGTTGTTGTTTCTTTCAAATCTTTCATTCTAAATTGGAAGTATCCCATTTCCCCACCTTTCATCCTTGTTTCACTTCATTtcttttatttctgttagagtCATAGACTAGCTGCGCAATGTCAGATTTTCATGGACCTTTGGGGCTCTGTTTGGTGTGTGGCATTGAGCCGTTTTAGATTTGAGTAATCCGGGTCAGGTTCGGTCTTTGTCAAAACAACTGAACCGAATATGGTACACTTCATAGTTTGACCTGCCCAAATCTTGCATGAAATGTTAGCAATACATTACTCCACATTGTTTTCTTttttgtaagcgaggaaaccctcatatgaacgagcacattggctcccccgtagatggtaaaacctcgggtaatcaagcccccggagcgcgagacctggtaccgggtgaattgcgcattatgcgcaccctctagtcacactctctttttgaacaatttggcatagccaggaattgaacccggatggtgtgcttcattgggcaactcggtgaccATTCAGGCAAGCCTACATGGTTTACTCCATATTGTTCATTATTATGTTTTGTAATCCATCGATAACTCAAAGTACAAAACTCCAAATGAAGTAACAGGATTACCAAATTGACCTGCTAATAAGGCTAAAGACATTGATAAAGATAAAATAGACATGTTACATTTTACATTGTAACATAGACGGCATATGGTATGTCCTGTATTTATTTCGGTTACTTTAGCCGGCTTTTTACCCTTTAAAAAAAACCATCTAAATATATTTGTTTCCGTCGTTTTAACCAAGTTTTCCTCTGTAAAAAACAATAAGATCGAAACAAAATGCTAGAATTGGAACCGTGAATCTACCAAATATGCCAATTTATTTGTTTCATAGTTATTTTGATACACACAACCAAGTCCATAATTTGTCACATCTCTTAATCAACATTGTTTATAAATGACATACAATATTTCATTACCGTTCACAAAACTCACTTTCTCCATTGGAAATACATTTTGTTACATTCCAATGGGGAAAACGTACGGTGCGTTTTTATCTCTTTTGTTAGGGACTTTCATTGTCATTCTACAAGTCTCAAATGCCACGATGATGAATCGCACTGCTAAACCAGCCATTTTCATATTCGGTGACTCAACAGCTGATGTTGGAACCAACACTTTATTGCCTGAAAGCAAAGCACGGGCCGATTTTCCTTACAACGGGATTGATTTTCTCAATTCAAAACCTACAGGACGTTTCAGCAATGGTTTCAACAGCGCCGATTTTTTATGTTAGTGTGACAGATATCTTATAAAAATTCTGTTTATAACCTGACTGAATAATGCTAAATGTGACTAGCATATCCTAAAAATGTGCCAACCTATAATCACCAATGATATCTTTAGAcatattacataatcttaagtctACATTTTAGGCACATCAAGCATTTCTATAAACAGGCATATATACTGATCTTATTGTGCAGTTGGTTTAAAGGTGGTCTTGTTTGTTCTAACCCAATGATATATATTTGGTTTTTTTTTTGTGTCCGAAACTTAGCTAAACTACTCGGGCATGACAAAAGTCCACAACCATGGTTGCTCTTTCTAAAAACCCGTAGCAACATGTTTAGTGGAATAAACTTCGCGTCTGGAGCATCTGGTCTTCTAGACACAACTGGAAAAGATCGCGTAAGTCATCCTTTACAAAGTTTCGAGCATACACTCATAAATATATTGTCTGAGGGTACGTTTTCATTAATTCGTCTCCTCTAATAATACAATCAAATTGCGAACAGAATATCATATCCATGTCTGAGCAAACCAAGCAATTCAAAAGTTATTATAGTATTCTAGCATACTCAAAGGGACAAGAAGTGGCTAACAAactaatagcaaaatccttgatcgCGATTAGTGTTGGCAGCAACGACATTTTTGACTATTTTAAAGATCGAAGCACTGTTGATCCTGATGTATTCATCAATTCTTTGATGTCAGCTTACGAGTTTCACATTAATGTAAGCATCATAACATAAATTTGAATACAGATAGAGTATATCACAACTTAACCTAAAAATTGCTCAATTGATTTGTTAAGGAATTGTACGATCTCGGAGTCAGAAAATTCGGGATCATAAGCGTAGCACCGATTGGATGTTGCCCGTCTCAAAGACTCTACAACGCGACTGGTGGATGTTTGGAAATCGAAAACACTTTTGCTCAAATTTTCTATTCATCACTTTATACTCTTTTGCATAAACTCAGTTCCAGTTTACCTGATTTTAAGTACTCGCTCGCAAATTCATATGAAATGACAATTAACGTCATAAATCACCCGCAACTCTTCAGTAAGTACACAAATAAATCAAACCATTAAGCTAACTTTTTCATGACAAAAAGTACAGTTTGCCTAGTGATTGAAGTCTTGATAATCTCTGAAGACGAAAATCTAATTCGTTTGTTTATATTTTGTAGATTTAACATCGATCGACAAAGCATGTTGTGGCGAAGGGTTGTTAAATGCAGAAAACGGATGCAATCCGAAAGCAAATTTATGCTCGAATCGCAACAATTATCTGTTCTGGGACTTGTACCATCCAACACAGTATGCGTACGAGCTCGCAGCTATAACTATATACAATGGTGGACCGCAGTTTGTGACTCCGATTAACTTTGCTCAGTTGGTAGCTTATTAACTAATTAATCAGTTATTTTATGCAAGGTCTTTATTTAATTTTGTAGTAATGTATAATTCAACCAACCAACATGTATACGATCATATATGTTCCGACAAGTGAACTATATAATTAAGCTTCCATGTTCACATTTCTAGTCATTATGTTGTTTTTTCCTTTTAAATATCACATTTATTGGCCTTTAAGTCGTTAAATAGACTAAAATGATTGAGGAAATCAGGCAAGTAATGATGTTCACATTACTTTGTGAACTCGAGCAAATTATTCTAGATGTAAAAAGAAGACATAATATGAACTTTTAAAAAAGAATTGGTCTAATTGCATTATGGACCACGTGACGTGTGAAATCTAATACCGAGTATTTTTTTAATCTTTGTAAATCCTATTAAAAAATTGACTAATTGTGGTAAAGAAAAATAATTAcgcgtatatattttttttttctctcacgAGTGTACATCACAATGAAACTTTGAAGCGATTTTTAATAAGGAACTTTTTAATGAAAAGTTGTTATTAAGAGATTAAGATATGCTTGAATTCGTTGTACTGTCAAATAAAGTGAATGGTTGGTGGAATGGAAGTAGTCAAACAAATATAAGAGCACATGTAACATGAGACTATACTATTACATAGAAGACTTTTTGGTGTCTTCTTAACTTCAACTTGTCGAGTTGTCTACAACTTGTTTACATTCCAGGCATTTTCTACTTCTACTAGTATAAATAAGAGCCTCATGCAAGTCTTTAAGCATCCCAAAATTAATTCATTCTCTCTTTGTACTAAAAGAAATAATTAGAAAGTTTGtgagtaatctcctaattacaagagatataaagattagtacttatccttgtaattagagagaagtgtaattcctattattcttattagtgaaacgtttctttccttgcccgtggtttttttttacccttttggggtttttcacgttaaatctcggtgtcctattattgttgttatttcaattattactagcggtttgctataattcggtgtcacttttctcaacaagtggtatcagagctaaggtgtaatatctagtgtgtattaatctacttatcgtatgctctgtggttgccacgggagtggatcgtccacatcagaaaataagtaagattattttcactcggtaaaagtccttgggtgttatttcaagaaaaataatattgtcgaaaagaagattgtaattatagcaatgtctacgaaatttgaaattgaaaagttcaacgggagtaacttctaGTTATGGAAACTAAATATGAAAGCTATcatgagaaaggataagtgtttggcagCCATCAGTGGACATTCCGctgaagtcactgatgaaaaatgggaagagatggacggccaggctatcgcaaatcttcatctggcactagcagatggcgttttgtctagcattgaagaaaggaagacggcgaaagagatttgggatcacctcgtaaaattaaacgagaccaaatcactccacaacaagatattccttaagaggaaactttatgcgatacgcatgaatgaatctacttcagttaatgagcacattaattctttgaatactctattttctcaactcgcttcattaagctgcaatatagagccaaaagaacgtgctgaacttttacttcagagtctacctgattcgtatgatcaactcattattaacttaaccaataatgttctctcggaatatctagtctatgatgaagttgcagCTGCTATTCTAGAAaaagaaaatcggcgcaataacaaggaggacaaacaggccggttcacgacaaatggaggccttggtggtgttaggagggagatcaacggaacgtggcccaagtgggagtcacaatcatggtaaaccgaagtctaaaaagaagaagatgtaacgacccgactttttcgacttgcttttgtgccttgtgtttttgcgaaactgcgtatttgtgcgtactgtgctactttatactctggaatctctttatacatggtttactttcatttatatatattaaaacgtgccttagagtatgtaagatacttaacttgttcaccggaagcttttatgaccgttggtgtcacttgacgtttcgaataaactgcgaacagcgcacacgtttaacttttgtcgtaatcggaatattatgactacgaaatattgattattattttatgataataattacttgggtttttggatgcttatttatgcgtagtaatttaattatgcttactagttagtcttgttggactttctaccttgtttgacttaagcccaccctactctagctagtagcccatttatttaacccacttattaattactagtggcccaataataagtaagacaaatgcccatttattagaggaaacatgctagcatttatgtcaagtattatccttaatgttgcatgggatcccaacttaagcaccaactttagacaaccattaaccaaaaagcaaacattTGTCCCCCTTGTTCCCCTCCAAATTTTTGGCCAACTCACCCCTCCCCtcccccattcacctataaataccacccttatttcatccatttaacacttgctctcatttgtatttcacacacttactctcttattttctctctagtctttctcactctaaaacttgtaagtttttgcttttcttcttcttcttccttcatcTTTCACGtgaccaccatcatcatcaaagggtcttgctttttagctttgatcttgattacatcttgtagattcaaacatggatttgaatccttcaagaacatggaagattcaagctttctagctttgaatattcccctactttgtagatctaaatctttttaactttaatcttattattttgttataaagattcaaacttgtgtttgtaatcttcatgtaacttaaagatccaagctttatgcttcaagatctttaagaacaaacaagatgcaagctttctagattgaattttcatatcttttgttggatctaagttttctaacttatgatctcattattttgttataaagatcaaaacttgtgtttatggtcttcatataacttaaagatctaagctttatgcttcaagttcttcaagaacactaaaggttcaagctttctagctttgtgaccttataacttgtgtgaaagggatccaagctctctagcttagggttacaTCACTTCATTTGGCTTAGATTATGtccatacttgcttgattgatgtaaagtttatagctttgtttgtaaataggacttgtatttgtgttaagactaaggatatgatgtaaccttggttcatcatccatctaagactcttaaatgagttgtgttcttacttggtcttaacatattgtgtgttaatGGTAGAATCTTATTCaaagtgatgctaacccatcaacgagttgtacacttgaagctacaagcatcaagaatgagaaccgtgatgagcatcaagtactaagaaccccaccggagcaccttacatactatttttcgtatctgatcagacaacCTGGGCTACTCGAAAGTTGatattcagttatttcggttcgagtagatgattttccgtttaggcctcgtcttaatccgagttacggtttaggatttacggccctccgaaagtcactacgccgttgtaacgttgtgctgaaatttctgacctactcgcacttaaaccgtcgccacggtcaaacaaagacgatttaggttctgaaaattggtcagcggttagaggactcacatacggagtcatagccactgactacgcatcttttcgatttacgtagaggtcttagcagctgaccgaagtcagcgttttgtttcgatctctattcttgtcaaacttacttagcttttatgatgatgaacgatgatgatgatgacacttaaacttattttaagcactaatagaacttataaagacaacctactgacctagtaacctttgatttaggttgacgacctttcggactgacttactatttgcacactttcgtatcgacttgtattgcttattcactgtgagttatagcttccctttttacttatactatttttgggactgagaatacatgcgcctttttatgttttacttatttgacacgagtaattaaactttacgtatgtgtgggttatataacggcataaactttccccttagcacagtaatgtttaactattggtttttgaaccggtagacgcgaatcttagatatggatccatagggtttaacatccccactcgggctagtcgcgctagcatttaacgggtgtttaatacttcgaggacatacgcactcgccaggtgtacttttagggggtgatatttatatttacgttaagtctagttaccctgtgcccacggttatgcatatacttttcatactgttttgaaacattgaaatctcgtggtcaatcttatattactgttacaatttaaaatatagctcaccaacattattgttgacgtttttaagcatgttttctcaggtgcttagaggtttgttgcttccgctgtttaggcTTGCTGTtttggtgtttagacttgctgttaaggacctgctgtgctagaattccgctgcataatcttagagatgtctcaatcatggaacttttcttttacattcatagtttatgttattttcaaataatgactttgtaacgacctttgtgtcatgttgtcttttgtaaacgctatgtttttatgaatgcaaacttattttcaaacagcatgtagtacttgaccgtgtaaagatcctgttgttgacgaatcgtacacgatggttttgtacggggcatcacatttggtatcagagcattggttgtagggaattaggttgcattagtgagtctagaccgaaccaagtaggattcactaataggactaatctacaacttgctagtttacttgtttctgcgaaacttactgcatgctactgattacttttactgctatgtgacattactgcatgctattgcttatctttactgccatgtgaacttgctgtatgcttattttcgctattgcatgattactatctgctttcacatgttatttctgtttagcgttgttattattgccatgatgTATACTGTTTTAGACAACATAGGTttctgtagtgcctaatacgtgcttgctttatgacttgctgacacggaaaaatttatttttccttgttcagatgtcggatatcccgcccgttgtcattttggagagcgactcagacacatccgccacctcgcctgccattgttgccgattcttagatcccgtcgtcgacacactccagtgactctAGCGCTTCGTCCTCCAGAGCCAGCAGCCATGTACCCGACCCAGTGGTTatctcagacggacatgaggatccaccggagattccagcgccactcatcccagtacctccggagccacagccccatcccggtggtgctgtgattcccggggaatacgaggacgttccgttccgtaatgagcataaccattggtgccgacgccttcctgatggacgtgtcataccgatcccacctttcagataccggattatgactaccggccgccgagcgccgccacctccagctgttttcgacgactcaccatccgatgactcatcctccGACGATTCCAGTgacgatgattccgacgaggaccctgaggagacgctcgtgcagccaccctctaccctgccgaagaagcgttatcgtttcgatggtaccgttattctagggattaacggaggtcgaccattcgttaacgcgcgtggactgaggactagggtcaccgcccgtaagcgggttgtgccttaccctgctgatccatttgtgcgtaagccttaccgctatgcagcatctacttttggtgctggaccatctgcaccgactgcaccgcctgccccaccatctccctccgtgggtaatgtaacgacccgactttttcgacttgcttttgtgccttgtgtttttgcgaaactgcgtatttgtgcgtactgtgctactttatactctggaatctctttatacatggtttactttcatttatatattaaaacatgccttagagtacgtaggatacttaacttgttcaccggaagcttttatgaccgttggtgtcacttgacgtttcgaataaactgcgaaccgcgcacacgtttaacttttgtcgtaattggaatattatgactacgaaatattaattattattttataataataattacttgggtttttgtatGCTTAATTATgcatagtaatttaattatgcttactagttagtcttgttggactttctaccttgttggacttaagcccaccctactctagctagtagcccatttatttatcccacttattaattactagtggcccaataataagtaagacaaatgcccatttattagagggaacatgctagcatttatgtcaagtattatccttaatgttgcatgggatcccaacataagcaccaactttagacaaacattaaccaaaaagcaaacttttgtcccccttgtccccccctccaaattttcggccaaCTCACCccttaaaatgtcccgttcatattaattataaacgttccatattaattgatttcgtcgcgaggttttgacctctatatgagacgtttttcaaagactgcattcatttttaaaacaaccataacctttattttatcgataaaggtttaaaaagaattacgtagattatcaaataatgataatctaacatataccgttt comes from Rutidosis leptorrhynchoides isolate AG116_Rl617_1_P2 chromosome 4, CSIRO_AGI_Rlap_v1, whole genome shotgun sequence and encodes:
- the LOC139845081 gene encoding GDSL esterase/lipase At5g33370-like, coding for MTYNISLPFTKLTFSIGNTFCYIPMGKTYGAFLSLLLGTFIVILQVSNATMMNRTAKPAIFIFGDSTADVGTNTLLPESKARADFPYNGIDFLNSKPTGRFSNGFNSADFLSKLLGHDKSPQPWLLFLKTRSNMFSGINFASGASGLLDTTGKDRNIISMSEQTKQFKSYYSILAYSKGQEVANKLIAKSLIAISVGSNDIFDYFKDRSTVDPDVFINSLMSAYEFHINELYDLGVRKFGIISVAPIGCCPSQRLYNATGGCLEIENTFAQIFYSSLYTLLHKLSSSLPDFKYSLANSYEMTINVINHPQLFNLTSIDKACCGEGLLNAENGCNPKANLCSNRNNYLFWDLYHPTQYAYELAAITIYNGGPQFVTPINFAQLVAY